One window of Solwaraspora sp. WMMA2056 genomic DNA carries:
- a CDS encoding phage tail sheath subtilisin-like domain-containing protein, with product MPQYLAPGVYVEEVPSAIKPIAGVGTSTAGFVGVVADDVTMPLLPGRVGVTADGTPVPADFHVVAPAGEAQLVDGWETFKNLFGDIQPGNRTLAHAVYGFFNNGGGRCWITRVAAAAPSAPAADDAADDDDADADAAADTAPAAADTASSDDDLIDALATFAAIDEIALVAIPGAVSDAVQTALLDHCENQYLQDRFAILDGRQTTTLTKEAIQGEVRDSSYGAIYYPWIDVGTTDADGNKVYQPPSGHIAGVYARVDTERGVHKAPANEVIRGALGVEALVSKQQQAGLNPDDINVIRKFGGNITIWGARTLAGKDQAEWRYISSRRLFNFLRESIDEGTQWVVFEPNAPELWSKIRRNVGAFLTTVWASGALVGNTPEQAFYVRCDETVNPAAVRDAGQLVVEIGVAMVRPAEFVVFRISQWAGGIQ from the coding sequence ATGCCGCAGTATCTAGCGCCGGGCGTGTACGTCGAGGAGGTCCCCTCGGCGATCAAGCCGATCGCCGGAGTAGGGACCAGCACCGCCGGGTTCGTCGGTGTCGTCGCAGACGACGTCACAATGCCGCTGCTGCCCGGTCGCGTCGGCGTGACGGCGGACGGCACCCCCGTGCCGGCCGACTTCCACGTGGTGGCGCCCGCCGGCGAGGCCCAGTTGGTCGACGGCTGGGAGACGTTCAAGAACCTCTTCGGCGACATCCAGCCGGGCAACCGCACCCTCGCCCACGCCGTCTACGGCTTCTTCAACAACGGTGGCGGCCGCTGCTGGATCACCCGGGTCGCCGCAGCCGCCCCCTCCGCCCCCGCCGCCGACGACGCTGCCGATGACGACGACGCCGACGCCGACGCTGCCGCCGACACCGCCCCCGCTGCCGCCGACACCGCATCGTCGGACGACGACCTGATCGACGCGTTGGCGACCTTCGCCGCGATCGACGAGATCGCCCTGGTCGCGATTCCCGGCGCGGTGAGCGACGCGGTGCAGACCGCGCTGCTCGACCACTGCGAGAACCAGTACCTGCAGGACCGGTTCGCGATCCTCGACGGTCGGCAGACCACCACGTTGACCAAGGAAGCGATCCAGGGCGAGGTCCGGGACAGCAGCTACGGGGCGATCTACTACCCGTGGATCGACGTGGGCACCACCGACGCCGACGGCAACAAGGTGTACCAGCCGCCGAGCGGGCACATCGCCGGGGTGTACGCCCGGGTGGACACCGAACGCGGTGTGCACAAGGCGCCGGCCAACGAGGTGATCCGGGGTGCGCTGGGCGTCGAGGCGCTGGTCAGCAAGCAGCAGCAGGCTGGGCTCAACCCGGACGACATCAACGTGATCCGCAAGTTCGGCGGCAACATCACGATCTGGGGTGCCCGTACCCTCGCCGGCAAGGATCAGGCCGAGTGGCGCTACATCTCCTCCCGGCGGCTGTTCAACTTCCTGCGTGAGTCGATCGACGAGGGCACCCAGTGGGTGGTCTTCGAGCCGAACGCGCCGGAGCTGTGGTCGAAGATCCGGCGTAACGTCGGTGCCTTCCTGACCACCGTGTGGGCCTCCGGCGCGCTGGTGGGCAACACCCCGGAGCAGGCGTTCTACGTACGCTGCGACGAGACCGTCAACCCGGCCGCGGTCCGCGACGCCGGCCAGCTGGTGGTCGAGATCGGGGTGGCGATGGTACGCCCGGCCGAGTTCGTGGTGTTCCGGATCAGCCAGTGGGCCGGCGGAATCCAGTAG
- a CDS encoding peroxiredoxin, whose protein sequence is MAVEVGTQAPEFTLKDQNNQEVRLADFRGRQAVLLIFYPLAFTGTCQGELQEVRDNLEAYVNDDVQTLTVSVDSVYTHKIWAEQEGFQFPLLADFWPHGAVAQAYGVFNDAAGIANRGTFLIDKAGVVRFAEMNGPGQARDQAAWRKAIAELSD, encoded by the coding sequence ATGGCAGTCGAGGTCGGTACGCAGGCACCGGAGTTCACCCTCAAGGACCAGAACAACCAGGAGGTCCGGCTGGCGGACTTCCGGGGTCGGCAGGCCGTCCTGCTGATCTTCTACCCGCTCGCGTTCACCGGCACCTGCCAGGGCGAGCTGCAGGAGGTCCGGGACAACCTCGAGGCGTACGTCAACGACGACGTGCAGACGTTGACGGTCAGCGTCGACTCGGTCTACACCCACAAGATCTGGGCCGAGCAGGAAGGGTTCCAGTTCCCCCTGCTCGCCGACTTCTGGCCGCACGGCGCCGTCGCCCAGGCGTACGGGGTGTTCAACGACGCCGCCGGGATCGCCAACCGTGGCACCTTCCTCATCGACAAGGCCGGCGTGGTCCGGTTCGCCGAGATGAACGGCCCCGGCCAGGCCCGCGATCAGGCAGCCTGGCGCAAGGCCATCGCCGAGCTGTCCGACTGA
- a CDS encoding AAA family ATPase — protein sequence MRLFDDVSILRRGQPLSAPPGKALELFGYLLIHRNRTHTRESISELLWPGAEPGVARKYLRQALWRLNTSMQDQPNDQRPASELVVIDPGWVRINPEASCWLDVDAFEESYAAVRDVPGGALSDDQAHTVEHALELYRGDLLATWYHDWCGAERDRLRDTYLSMQEQLMGYCEARGLYAKGVDLGQTVLRHDAARERTHRQLMRLHYAAGDRIAALRQYDLCTSVVDEEFGVRPSVDTTVLYEQIRADRAADIRPGSGRSVQTVGVSTIAPAASGGNDVPVGDNRDEVRGSMDGAGYANSTEHLLAELARLDLVLGRQVSRVRKARPRPGGELSTFYVSEAEADALLDGVPDWAPPGDDDPGTAAELDKLSHEIGERVAQSLRDGVGLRLVALAGMFDLAPFDVEVIVACLAPEIDRSYERLYGYLHDDLTRRLPTVDLVLTMLCADRQSRMAARARFAPSAPLLRHRLVTSTEDPTAPVHSLLGNNLRLDPRVVGFLLEDDDVAQQLQPYARIVAPTRTLDDLHFPAEFGAALARLSEHAGDDLVVYCHGDYGVGRRSVAAACARHWYAPLLVVSANPLADRPFDEFVTLVGLAEREARLQGAVMCWADVDPLLVEQARPRLSLLLSTLAAYPAPAFLTGDTSWEPADLPAGLTFARLEFPAPGYAERLRIWDGALAGADRDTLDQDTLDLAAVAGKFRLTGGQIRDAAVTAHNLAYTRAPGAPRITQADLYAACRLQSNRKLADLAQQITPHYGWHDIVLPADRMQQLREIANQVRYRALIYESWGFERKLANGRGLAVLFAGPSGTGKTMAADVLAHELGLDLYKIDLSTVVSKYIGETEKNLSQIFAEAATSNAVLFFDEADAMFGKRSQVRDAHDRYANLEVSYLLQRMEQHEGVVILATNLRKNLDDAFTRRLHATVDFPVPEVADRRRIWAQVWPEQAPLDVDLDLDLLARQVDLPGGNIRNIALASAFLAAADGGKVTMAHLIHATRREYQKMGKILSAGEFGADLLNGKVAADRRF from the coding sequence GTGAGACTCTTTGACGATGTCTCGATCCTCCGACGTGGTCAACCACTCAGTGCGCCGCCTGGCAAGGCCCTTGAGCTGTTCGGCTACCTGCTCATTCATCGGAACCGGACGCACACCCGCGAATCCATCTCGGAACTGCTCTGGCCGGGGGCCGAGCCCGGCGTTGCCCGCAAGTACCTGCGCCAGGCACTGTGGCGGCTCAACACGAGCATGCAGGACCAGCCGAACGACCAGCGCCCGGCGAGCGAACTCGTCGTCATCGACCCCGGCTGGGTGCGGATCAACCCGGAGGCGTCCTGTTGGCTGGACGTGGACGCGTTCGAGGAGAGCTACGCGGCGGTCCGCGACGTGCCCGGCGGAGCGCTCTCCGACGACCAGGCCCATACGGTCGAGCACGCGCTGGAGCTCTACCGTGGAGACCTCCTCGCCACCTGGTACCACGACTGGTGCGGTGCCGAACGGGACCGGCTACGCGACACCTACCTGTCGATGCAGGAACAGCTCATGGGCTACTGCGAGGCCCGTGGTCTCTACGCCAAGGGCGTGGACCTCGGTCAGACCGTGCTGCGCCACGACGCGGCGCGTGAGCGGACCCACCGCCAGCTGATGCGGCTGCACTACGCCGCCGGTGACCGGATCGCCGCGCTTCGTCAGTACGATCTGTGTACGTCGGTGGTGGACGAGGAGTTCGGGGTGCGCCCGTCGGTGGACACCACGGTCCTCTACGAGCAGATCCGGGCGGACCGGGCGGCGGACATCCGACCGGGAAGCGGCCGATCGGTGCAGACTGTCGGCGTATCCACGATCGCGCCGGCCGCTTCCGGCGGCAATGATGTACCGGTCGGGGACAACCGGGACGAGGTGCGGGGATCCATGGACGGTGCGGGGTACGCCAACTCGACGGAGCACCTGCTGGCCGAACTCGCCCGGCTCGACCTGGTGCTGGGTAGGCAGGTCAGTCGGGTCCGGAAGGCCCGACCCCGGCCCGGCGGTGAGCTTTCCACCTTCTATGTCTCCGAGGCCGAGGCCGACGCGTTGCTGGACGGTGTACCCGACTGGGCGCCGCCGGGCGACGACGACCCGGGGACCGCGGCCGAGCTGGACAAGTTGTCCCACGAGATCGGCGAGCGGGTGGCGCAGAGCCTGCGGGACGGCGTGGGTCTGCGGCTGGTCGCGCTGGCCGGAATGTTCGACCTCGCCCCGTTCGATGTCGAAGTGATCGTGGCCTGCCTCGCGCCCGAGATCGACCGGAGCTACGAACGGCTGTACGGCTACCTGCACGACGATCTGACCCGCCGGCTGCCGACGGTCGATCTCGTTCTCACGATGTTGTGCGCGGACCGTCAGTCGCGGATGGCCGCGCGAGCCCGGTTCGCGCCGTCGGCACCGTTGCTCCGGCATCGGCTCGTCACGTCGACTGAGGACCCGACCGCACCGGTGCACTCACTGCTGGGTAACAACCTCCGGTTGGACCCACGGGTCGTCGGTTTCCTGCTGGAAGACGACGACGTCGCCCAGCAGCTTCAGCCGTACGCCCGGATCGTCGCACCGACCCGGACCCTCGACGACCTGCACTTCCCGGCGGAGTTCGGAGCGGCACTGGCCCGGTTGAGCGAGCACGCCGGCGACGACCTGGTGGTCTACTGCCATGGGGACTACGGCGTCGGCCGGCGCAGCGTCGCGGCGGCGTGTGCGCGCCACTGGTACGCGCCGTTGCTGGTGGTGTCCGCCAATCCGCTGGCCGACCGCCCGTTCGACGAGTTCGTCACCCTGGTCGGCCTGGCCGAGCGGGAGGCCCGGCTGCAGGGCGCGGTGATGTGCTGGGCGGACGTCGACCCGTTGCTCGTCGAGCAGGCCCGGCCACGACTGTCGCTGCTGCTGTCCACCCTGGCGGCGTACCCTGCTCCGGCGTTCCTTACCGGTGACACCTCGTGGGAGCCGGCCGACCTGCCGGCGGGCCTTACCTTCGCCCGGCTGGAGTTTCCCGCGCCCGGCTACGCCGAGCGGCTGCGCATCTGGGACGGCGCGCTTGCCGGGGCGGACCGAGACACCCTGGACCAGGACACCTTGGACCTGGCCGCCGTCGCCGGCAAGTTCCGGCTCACCGGCGGCCAGATCCGCGACGCCGCGGTGACCGCTCACAACCTGGCGTACACCCGTGCACCCGGCGCGCCCCGGATCACCCAGGCCGACCTGTACGCGGCATGCCGGCTGCAGTCCAACCGAAAGCTGGCCGACCTGGCCCAGCAGATCACGCCGCACTACGGCTGGCATGACATCGTGTTGCCCGCCGACCGGATGCAACAGCTACGGGAGATCGCCAACCAGGTCCGCTACCGGGCTCTGATCTACGAGTCCTGGGGGTTCGAGCGCAAGCTGGCCAACGGTCGAGGGCTGGCCGTGCTGTTCGCCGGCCCGTCGGGCACCGGCAAGACGATGGCCGCCGACGTGCTCGCGCACGAGCTCGGCCTGGACCTCTACAAGATCGACCTGTCGACGGTGGTGAGCAAGTACATCGGTGAGACCGAGAAGAACCTGTCCCAGATCTTCGCCGAGGCCGCCACCAGCAACGCGGTGCTCTTCTTCGACGAGGCCGATGCGATGTTCGGCAAACGCTCCCAGGTCCGCGACGCGCATGACCGGTACGCCAACCTAGAGGTCAGCTACCTGCTGCAGCGGATGGAGCAGCACGAGGGAGTGGTCATCCTGGCGACGAACCTGCGGAAGAACCTCGACGACGCGTTCACCCGCCGGCTGCACGCCACCGTCGACTTCCCGGTCCCCGAGGTAGCGGACCGTCGCCGCATCTGGGCGCAGGTCTGGCCCGAGCAGGCGCCGCTCGACGTCGACCTCGACCTGGATCTGCTGGCCCGGCAGGTCGATCTGCCGGGCGGAAACATCCGCAACATCGCTCTCGCTAGCGCCTTCCTCGCCGCCGCCGACGGTGGCAAGGTGACCATGGCGCATCTGATCCACGCGACCAGACGTGAGTATCAAAAGATGGGCAAGATCCTGTCGGCGGGGGAATTCGGCGCCGACCTATTGAACGGGAAGGTCGCCGCTGATCGGCGCTTCTGA
- a CDS encoding DUF4157 domain-containing protein, producing MHSAQHDSGVAHRSPVVASGSGSAPRRPVASRDALQRRYGNRGAGAIIQAKLNVGPVDDPYEREADRISQLAFGSSVQRAPEAIGRVRTPTGGAADPGLARAVDRARGSGGRAVPGGVRERMERVSGADFSGVRVHVGAESDRLNDTLGSRAFTVGADVFVRRSEYRPGSARGDALLGHELTHTVQQGAAGPCTTGPTPTVGPALAQRKFGFELELHHVPLFSRRGGVESTPRKNATAVASGKRFEAHVDHTPDLDSTVVPDALRGAGQPAPILELVTGPMDEFKDSESTVRGVMNRLVQVATHIENQALTPNTNVALDGVPGLTANPAGVNFVGYPNGSTAPAGTLTGAHAHVQATYGLSVTQISDEFADRAAQPTAPGTGQYRLATYKVALGAANTRAGDVVQWIQNNIDDDYSDAALAEARGLFALIIYYLTVGRMNRWTRLNKNHAGIFFYKTRLSTVRNQIVDSYPELEGLFGNDDLVEELLRLTGRDYVQPVFPGMKERLAPGVALDVMCGEWVEGVLAGTGDKVFDTSANGGANAVELVTPRVGRGAARGTGVVVENRRFAQTEGHAYLHTYQPNEWADMAVRVRNSLRDRQGYAQREVSKAGEIFRGLFIS from the coding sequence GTGCATTCGGCACAGCACGACAGCGGCGTGGCGCACCGGTCCCCGGTGGTGGCCTCCGGGTCCGGGTCGGCTCCGCGTCGACCCGTCGCGTCTCGCGACGCGTTGCAGCGGCGGTACGGCAATCGTGGCGCGGGGGCGATCATCCAGGCGAAACTGAACGTCGGGCCGGTGGACGATCCGTACGAGCGGGAGGCGGACCGGATCTCCCAGCTGGCGTTCGGGTCGTCCGTGCAGCGTGCCCCGGAGGCGATCGGTCGGGTGCGCACGCCTACCGGTGGTGCGGCGGATCCTGGCCTCGCGCGGGCGGTGGACCGGGCGCGGGGCAGCGGTGGGCGGGCGGTGCCCGGCGGTGTGCGGGAGCGGATGGAGCGGGTGTCGGGGGCGGACTTCAGCGGGGTACGGGTACACGTCGGTGCCGAGTCCGATCGGCTGAACGACACGCTCGGGTCGAGGGCCTTCACCGTCGGCGCCGACGTGTTCGTACGCCGCAGTGAGTACCGGCCGGGCAGCGCGCGGGGTGACGCGCTGCTGGGGCACGAGCTGACGCACACCGTCCAGCAGGGCGCCGCCGGACCGTGTACCACCGGGCCGACGCCCACGGTGGGACCCGCTCTCGCGCAGCGTAAGTTCGGGTTCGAGCTGGAGCTCCATCATGTGCCGTTGTTCAGCCGGCGGGGCGGGGTGGAGAGCACGCCCAGGAAGAACGCCACGGCGGTTGCCAGCGGCAAACGTTTCGAGGCGCATGTCGACCACACCCCGGACCTGGACTCCACCGTCGTGCCGGATGCGCTTCGTGGCGCCGGCCAGCCGGCCCCGATCCTTGAGCTCGTGACCGGACCGATGGATGAGTTCAAGGATTCCGAGAGCACGGTGCGTGGCGTCATGAACCGGCTCGTGCAGGTGGCGACGCACATCGAAAACCAGGCGCTCACGCCGAACACGAACGTGGCGCTGGACGGTGTCCCCGGCCTGACCGCGAACCCTGCCGGCGTGAATTTCGTCGGATACCCGAACGGATCCACCGCCCCGGCGGGAACGCTGACGGGCGCGCACGCACATGTGCAGGCGACCTACGGACTGTCGGTCACCCAGATCAGCGACGAATTCGCCGACCGGGCAGCGCAGCCGACGGCGCCCGGGACGGGGCAGTACAGGTTGGCGACGTACAAGGTCGCCCTGGGTGCGGCCAACACCCGAGCTGGTGACGTTGTTCAGTGGATCCAGAACAACATCGATGACGACTACAGCGACGCGGCGCTTGCCGAGGCGCGCGGACTGTTCGCTCTCATCATCTACTATCTCACTGTCGGTAGAATGAACCGGTGGACCAGGCTGAACAAGAACCATGCCGGCATCTTTTTCTACAAGACGAGACTCTCCACGGTCAGAAACCAGATTGTCGATTCGTATCCCGAGCTCGAGGGGCTCTTTGGCAACGACGATCTCGTCGAGGAACTACTGCGGCTTACTGGGCGTGACTATGTGCAACCAGTCTTTCCGGGCATGAAGGAGCGGTTGGCCCCCGGTGTCGCCCTGGACGTCATGTGCGGCGAGTGGGTCGAGGGGGTCCTCGCCGGAACGGGCGACAAGGTCTTCGACACCTCCGCCAACGGTGGTGCGAACGCCGTTGAGCTGGTCACGCCTCGCGTCGGCCGGGGAGCCGCGCGGGGGACCGGTGTGGTCGTCGAGAACCGGCGGTTCGCCCAGACCGAGGGGCACGCCTACCTGCATACGTACCAGCCCAACGAGTGGGCCGACATGGCGGTCCGGGTCCGCAACAGCCTGCGCGACAGACAGGGGTACGCGCAGAGGGAGGTCTCCAAGGCGGGAGAGATCTTCAGGGGGCTGTTCATCTCGTGA
- a CDS encoding DMT family transporter translates to MSRGSLVRLVMLALLWGSGFLWIKLALRGFTPVQIVLVRLALGALVLMPVALHRGLRFPADRSTWGHLFVAALVANAIPYTLFGIGEQTVGSGVAGVLNATTPLWTALIAFVVGADRTATWSRGAGLTLGFVGAVVIFTPWKSASEVASWGGLAILAASASYGVSYVYMGKFLTNRGIPPIMLSATQFVAGTILMILALPLGGLTVPDLRFDAVVSLLILGVLGTGAAYVLNYRLITDDGPTVASTVTYLLPVVAVILGFLVVDEQVTASMVLGMLLVLAGVALVQRRPQRSRVADPLPLGRNRNGRR, encoded by the coding sequence ATGAGTCGAGGCAGTCTCGTCCGGCTGGTGATGCTCGCGTTGCTGTGGGGGTCAGGGTTCCTCTGGATCAAGCTGGCGCTACGCGGCTTCACCCCGGTGCAGATCGTCCTTGTCCGCCTGGCCCTCGGTGCACTGGTGCTGATGCCCGTCGCCCTGCACCGGGGGCTGCGGTTCCCGGCCGACCGGTCGACGTGGGGGCATCTGTTCGTCGCGGCGTTGGTCGCCAACGCGATCCCGTACACCCTGTTCGGCATCGGTGAGCAGACCGTTGGCTCCGGTGTCGCCGGGGTACTCAACGCCACCACGCCCCTGTGGACGGCGCTGATCGCTTTCGTCGTCGGAGCCGACCGCACGGCGACGTGGTCGCGGGGAGCGGGACTGACCCTCGGCTTCGTCGGCGCGGTGGTCATCTTCACGCCGTGGAAGTCGGCGAGCGAGGTCGCCAGCTGGGGAGGGCTGGCGATCCTGGCGGCATCCGCCAGCTACGGAGTCTCCTACGTCTACATGGGCAAGTTCCTCACCAACCGGGGAATCCCGCCGATCATGCTCTCTGCCACACAGTTCGTCGCCGGAACGATCCTGATGATCCTGGCTCTGCCCCTCGGCGGCCTGACCGTGCCAGACCTGCGCTTCGACGCGGTGGTCAGCCTGCTGATCCTGGGTGTCCTCGGCACCGGGGCCGCCTACGTGCTCAACTACCGGCTCATCACCGACGACGGACCTACCGTGGCATCCACGGTCACCTACCTGCTGCCGGTCGTCGCGGTGATCCTCGGATTCCTGGTCGTCGACGAGCAGGTGACAGCCTCCATGGTCCTCGGGATGCTCCTGGTCCTGGCGGGCGTCGCGCTGGTACAGCGCCGACCTCAACGGAGCAGAGTCGCTGATCCCCTGCCACTCGGGAGGAACCGAAATGGTCGTCGTTGA
- a CDS encoding UTRA domain-containing protein, whose amino-acid sequence MVVVDPDFVRLMRRLRQEHGMSFRDLAKKAYFSRPYLCEVENGKKPPSLHLAKALDACLNAEGQLMRLVKATPDGQEREFPSRSAVSGDGLDRDVEAGRTRSTWFTQMSGPALVSASQWSQVATMLYDVFVRSRPPLMRLGADRYANPFLREQNLTPFAAESTMQGRTPRVECLAVSRQQPPSDVAAMLSLGLGDPVTLRENRYLADGKPVQLGYSYLPTSVVGTSALATELDLGPGGTFAALERLGYRTARIREQLSTRFPTRDEAEALKLPPGVPVIVLLHVSFDSGGFSFEATRYIIRSDAMAVRYVARVSD is encoded by the coding sequence ATGGTCGTCGTTGACCCGGACTTCGTCCGACTGATGCGCAGACTCCGACAGGAACACGGGATGTCGTTCCGGGATCTGGCAAAGAAGGCGTACTTTTCACGCCCGTATCTGTGTGAGGTCGAGAACGGCAAGAAGCCGCCCAGCCTGCATCTCGCCAAAGCGCTGGACGCCTGCCTCAACGCCGAAGGCCAGCTCATGCGACTCGTAAAAGCCACTCCCGATGGCCAGGAGCGCGAATTCCCATCCCGATCCGCAGTGTCCGGCGACGGTCTGGACCGCGACGTCGAAGCGGGGAGAACGCGCTCGACGTGGTTCACGCAGATGAGCGGACCAGCGCTCGTCAGCGCATCCCAATGGTCGCAGGTCGCGACGATGCTCTACGACGTCTTCGTCCGCAGTCGGCCACCGCTCATGCGCCTCGGAGCAGATCGGTACGCCAACCCCTTCCTGCGGGAACAGAACCTGACACCGTTCGCTGCCGAGTCAACCATGCAGGGACGTACACCACGTGTCGAATGCCTCGCCGTATCCCGACAGCAGCCGCCGAGCGACGTAGCCGCCATGCTATCCCTGGGCTTGGGCGACCCCGTCACCCTCCGAGAGAACAGATACCTTGCCGACGGCAAACCCGTCCAACTCGGCTACAGCTACCTGCCGACGAGCGTAGTCGGAACCTCGGCCCTTGCGACCGAACTGGACTTGGGGCCAGGCGGGACCTTCGCTGCCCTCGAAAGACTCGGATACCGGACCGCGCGGATCAGAGAACAGCTCAGCACCCGATTCCCGACCCGCGACGAGGCAGAGGCGCTGAAACTCCCGCCCGGTGTGCCCGTCATCGTCCTGCTGCACGTCTCCTTCGACTCCGGTGGCTTCTCGTTCGAAGCGACTCGCTACATCATCCGTTCCGACGCCATGGCGGTTCGGTACGTGGCGCGGGTCTCTGACTGA
- a CDS encoding GntR family transcriptional regulator — protein sequence MDEPTSTDKRPPSRRIADDLRLSIQAGELPPGGKLPSERDLAARYGTARNTAREAISILQGEGLVVAQHGRGVYVRPNRPLMRLGANRYSRQLRNETGLSPFRIEVTKQGRVPRTECRSVIRDQPPPDVAERLGLDGNTATVVRRENWYFADDEPVQVGVTYIPVDVAEGSPLATERTLGEGSIYARFEELGHRITRVREEISARMPYHDESTGLGMPPGVPVIEVLHTSFDEQHTPFEVTRFVMRGDLNGLDYDIPVED from the coding sequence ATGGACGAGCCGACCAGCACAGATAAGCGACCACCCAGCCGGCGGATAGCCGATGACCTGCGTCTGAGCATCCAAGCGGGGGAGTTGCCACCCGGCGGCAAGCTGCCATCGGAGCGGGACCTTGCCGCCCGCTACGGCACGGCACGCAACACCGCCAGGGAAGCGATCAGCATCCTGCAAGGGGAAGGCCTGGTCGTCGCGCAGCACGGGCGAGGCGTCTACGTCCGCCCCAACCGGCCCCTGATGCGCCTCGGGGCCAACCGCTACTCCCGCCAGCTGCGCAACGAAACGGGACTGTCGCCGTTCCGCATCGAGGTCACGAAACAGGGCCGCGTACCCCGGACCGAATGCCGGTCGGTCATCCGCGACCAGCCTCCACCGGACGTCGCCGAACGCCTCGGCCTCGACGGGAACACCGCGACCGTCGTCCGCCGGGAGAACTGGTACTTCGCCGATGACGAGCCGGTGCAGGTCGGCGTGACGTACATCCCCGTCGACGTCGCCGAGGGGTCGCCGCTGGCGACCGAGCGGACCCTCGGCGAGGGCAGCATCTACGCCAGGTTCGAAGAACTCGGCCACCGGATCACCCGCGTCCGCGAGGAGATCTCGGCGAGGATGCCGTACCACGACGAGTCGACCGGGTTGGGGATGCCGCCCGGCGTACCGGTCATCGAGGTGCTGCACACCAGCTTCGACGAGCAGCACACTCCGTTCGAAGTCACCCGGTTCGTGATGCGCGGCGACCTCAACGGCCTGGACTACGACATACCCGTAGAGGACTGA
- a CDS encoding DUF4255 domain-containing protein: MFHDLDASLAALVQGELALPGITISFATPDDQFPPSGVTLPAIAFFLYDVRENHELRTNQWENTRQESGMITRRRVPARVDCSYLVTAWPNDSAPNPAQDEHRLLGDVLRVLLRHREIPADYLRGDLAGQQPPLRAMVTAESQLQGIGEFWQAMGGRPKAVLHYSVTLSVDVFESTPVGPEVTETVVRVGQGVGHES, translated from the coding sequence GTGTTTCACGATCTGGACGCATCGCTCGCCGCTCTCGTGCAGGGCGAGCTGGCGTTGCCCGGCATCACCATCAGCTTCGCCACGCCTGACGACCAGTTCCCGCCCTCCGGCGTCACCCTGCCCGCGATCGCGTTCTTCCTCTACGACGTGCGGGAGAACCACGAGCTGCGGACCAACCAGTGGGAGAACACCCGGCAGGAGTCCGGGATGATCACCCGCCGGCGGGTGCCGGCCCGGGTCGACTGCTCCTATCTGGTCACCGCTTGGCCCAACGACAGTGCACCCAACCCGGCTCAGGACGAGCACCGGCTGCTCGGCGACGTACTGCGGGTGCTGCTGCGCCACCGGGAGATCCCCGCCGACTACCTGCGGGGTGACCTGGCCGGTCAGCAGCCGCCGCTGCGCGCGATGGTCACCGCCGAGAGCCAGCTGCAGGGAATCGGCGAGTTCTGGCAGGCCATGGGCGGTCGACCCAAGGCGGTTCTGCACTACAGCGTCACGCTCAGCGTCGACGTGTTCGAATCCACGCCGGTCGGGCCCGAGGTGACCGAGACGGTTGTCCGGGTCGGCCAGGGCGTGGGCCACGAGTCCTGA
- a CDS encoding phosphotransferase, translated as MLMADAGETLRVVTQSERSLDRWRDVLPRHAGVQLDLADDVNDLLALGSPDRRLATLPDAYARIIDEVGALRRLRDAVPMVAELRAEPAEYGLPELPQHDDLHDVQIFVCDGRHLIMDWGDACASHPFFTLSVTVEGVLASGLDDVQDSVDPGPVPGRVSGAVVSTGSLATWLPLLGWRCGWAGSVARSTDMCPATTSRP; from the coding sequence ATGCTGATGGCGGACGCGGGGGAGACGCTGCGGGTAGTGACGCAGTCCGAGCGGAGCCTGGACCGGTGGCGGGATGTCCTGCCGCGCCACGCCGGAGTGCAGCTCGACCTGGCCGACGACGTCAACGACCTGCTCGCGCTGGGGTCGCCCGACCGGCGGCTCGCCACCCTCCCGGACGCGTACGCACGGATTATCGACGAGGTCGGCGCGCTGCGGCGTCTGCGCGACGCGGTGCCGATGGTGGCCGAGCTGCGTGCCGAGCCTGCGGAGTACGGACTGCCGGAGTTGCCGCAGCACGACGACCTGCACGACGTGCAAATCTTCGTTTGCGACGGCCGCCACCTCATCATGGACTGGGGTGACGCCTGCGCGTCGCATCCGTTCTTCACCCTGTCGGTCACTGTCGAAGGTGTGCTGGCGTCGGGGTTGGACGACGTTCAGGACTCCGTAGACCCCGGCCCCGTTCCCGGACGCGTATCTGGCGCCGTTGTGTCGACCGGTTCACTGGCGACCTGGTTGCCGCTACTCGGGTGGCGCTGCGGCTGGGCTGGGTCTGTCGCGCGGTCAACGGACATGTGCCCGGCGACGACAAGCAGACCCTGA